In Alteromonas sp. V450, the following proteins share a genomic window:
- a CDS encoding XrtA/PEP-CTERM system-associated ATPase — MYESYYGLNSKPFQLTPDPDFFFASKWHKRAMSYLQYGLSQAEGFIVITGGIGTGKTTVANSLLQEIEDDIAAAQIVTPKLSPDELVKMVAAKFDIPTEGRSKADILKALEIFLFDLNKAGRRALLLVDEAQNLPLETIEELRMLSNFQYNGKPLIQSFLLGQDELQPILRAPNMEQFRQRIVASCHLAPLTLDECKEYIEYRLQHAGWSGAALFEEAAYERIHMFSRGIPRKINTLMDRIMLYGFLEELESFNADAVNEVIEEVKAEMFEPEKNNAEVTENMGFADSPQSKTIMTPQGNVVRDTKYYLDMLADLVDALDDAISQKVKMTQYVDKLMKKKFKTYVRLKSDDQQPK, encoded by the coding sequence ATGTATGAAAGTTATTACGGACTTAACTCGAAGCCGTTTCAATTAACACCAGACCCAGACTTTTTTTTCGCTAGTAAATGGCATAAGCGGGCAATGTCGTACTTACAGTATGGTCTCTCTCAAGCGGAAGGCTTTATTGTGATTACCGGAGGGATAGGTACGGGCAAAACTACCGTTGCCAACAGCCTGCTGCAAGAGATTGAAGACGATATCGCTGCTGCCCAAATAGTAACGCCAAAACTCTCACCCGATGAACTTGTTAAAATGGTGGCTGCTAAGTTTGATATACCCACCGAGGGACGTTCCAAGGCCGATATTTTAAAAGCGTTAGAAATTTTTCTGTTTGACTTAAACAAAGCGGGCCGACGCGCATTACTGCTTGTTGATGAGGCACAAAATCTGCCTCTTGAGACGATTGAAGAGCTGCGCATGTTAAGTAATTTTCAATATAACGGCAAACCCCTAATCCAAAGTTTTCTTCTTGGCCAAGATGAACTGCAGCCCATTTTACGGGCGCCCAATATGGAGCAGTTCCGTCAGCGAATTGTGGCGTCTTGCCACTTAGCGCCGTTAACGCTAGATGAGTGTAAAGAATATATTGAGTATCGACTACAGCATGCGGGGTGGAGTGGTGCTGCGTTGTTTGAAGAGGCAGCATATGAGCGGATCCACATGTTCTCTCGCGGGATCCCTCGTAAAATAAATACCCTTATGGATCGTATAATGCTGTACGGTTTTTTAGAGGAGCTCGAAAGCTTTAATGCCGACGCAGTGAACGAGGTGATTGAAGAAGTTAAAGCGGAAATGTTCGAGCCAGAAAAAAACAACGCTGAAGTAACAGAGAACATGGGTTTTGCTGACAGTCCTCAAAGCAAAACCATTATGACGCCTCAAGGTAATGTCGTTCGAGACACCAAATACTATTTAGATATGCTTGCTGATTTAGTCGACGCGCTAGATGATGCTATATCTCAAAAAGTTAAGATGACTCAATATGTCGATAAACTCATGAAGAAAAAGTTTAAAACCTACGTTAGGCTTAAAAGCGACGATCAACAGCCCAAATAG
- the hldE gene encoding bifunctional D-glycero-beta-D-manno-heptose-7-phosphate kinase/D-glycero-beta-D-manno-heptose 1-phosphate adenylyltransferase HldE: MILPDFSKAKVLIVGDLMLDRYWSGGTGRISPEAPVPVVNVNSAEDRAGGAANVAVNVATLGADVTLLGMCGNDENATILREKLESYNVKCDFFTVDGFDTITKLRVMSRNQQLLRLDFEKSFANADKTSLEARFDDALDDADVVILSDYAKGCLSHPEKLIQQARAKGKRVVVDPKGSDFAKYAGATLITPNMDELCAIVGAVGSEDELVQKARELKSTLQLDALLVTRSEKGMTLFEQGSGEFHLPAKAKEVYDVTGAGDTVVSTLAVAIACNLPLQAACVLANLAASVVVGKLGTSTVTNTELALAIGEQSVHLDGGVMTEDQLALALKASKARGERIVMTNGCFDILHSGHVAYLEEAAQLGDRLIVAVNTDASVTALKGPGRPVNNVDRRMAVLAGLSAVDWVVPFEEDTPQRIIARLLPDVLVKGGDYTVDEIAGGKEVLENGGDVKVLTFEDGVSTTGIIERITQNKLR; encoded by the coding sequence ATGATATTACCAGATTTTAGCAAAGCCAAAGTGCTTATTGTTGGCGACCTTATGTTAGACCGCTACTGGAGTGGCGGTACGGGGCGTATTTCGCCAGAGGCGCCTGTTCCCGTTGTTAATGTCAATAGCGCAGAAGATAGAGCGGGTGGCGCTGCCAATGTTGCTGTAAACGTAGCTACACTTGGCGCAGACGTGACCTTGTTAGGTATGTGTGGCAATGATGAAAATGCCACCATCCTTCGCGAAAAACTAGAGTCCTACAATGTAAAATGTGATTTCTTCACAGTAGACGGCTTTGACACCATTACGAAACTCAGAGTAATGAGTAGAAATCAACAGTTATTGCGCTTAGATTTTGAAAAAAGCTTCGCAAATGCAGATAAAACAAGCCTAGAAGCGAGGTTTGATGACGCGCTGGATGATGCGGATGTTGTTATCTTGAGCGATTATGCAAAAGGATGTTTGAGTCATCCCGAGAAGTTAATTCAACAAGCTCGCGCCAAGGGTAAGCGGGTAGTTGTCGATCCGAAGGGCAGCGATTTTGCAAAGTACGCCGGTGCAACGCTTATCACTCCAAATATGGATGAACTGTGCGCGATAGTTGGCGCTGTCGGCTCAGAAGATGAGTTGGTACAAAAAGCACGTGAGTTAAAAAGCACGCTGCAATTAGACGCGCTTTTAGTTACGCGCTCTGAAAAGGGGATGACTCTGTTTGAACAAGGTAGCGGTGAGTTTCACTTACCCGCTAAAGCGAAAGAGGTGTACGATGTAACGGGTGCAGGCGATACGGTGGTGTCTACACTTGCTGTTGCGATAGCGTGCAATCTGCCGTTACAAGCTGCATGTGTATTAGCTAACCTCGCGGCAAGTGTAGTTGTCGGCAAGTTAGGTACGTCAACCGTTACGAATACTGAGCTAGCTTTAGCTATTGGAGAGCAGTCAGTGCATTTGGACGGCGGTGTGATGACGGAAGATCAGCTAGCGTTGGCGTTAAAGGCCTCGAAAGCGCGCGGTGAACGAATTGTTATGACAAATGGTTGTTTTGACATTCTGCACTCTGGTCATGTTGCCTACCTAGAAGAAGCCGCTCAGTTAGGCGATAGACTTATTGTGGCGGTTAATACCGACGCGTCTGTTACCGCACTTAAAGGTCCAGGGCGCCCAGTGAATAACGTTGATAGAAGAATGGCTGTATTGGCAGGCTTGAGCGCTGTGGATTGGGTTGTGCCATTTGAAGAAGACACTCCTCAACGCATCATTGCCAGGCTTCTGCCTGACGTGCTTGTGAAAGGTGGCGATTACACAGTTGATGAAATCGCAGGGGGGAAAGAAGTGTTGGAAAATGGAGGTGATGTAAAAGTACTTACCTTCGAAGACGGCGTGTCGACCACGGGAATAATAGAGCGTATAACCCAAAATAAGCTAAGGTGA
- a CDS encoding GIY-YIG nuclease family protein: MAKSITAKGGNTHQRNTNNHWYLYLVENKLGQIYTGITTDPLRRIAQHRGELAGGAKALKGKAPLSYRAIFEVENKSQAAKLECAVKRLSRQQKNAIISKGKLGERHCIKTQFQSKTA, encoded by the coding sequence TTGGCAAAGAGTATAACAGCCAAGGGCGGCAATACCCACCAGCGAAATACAAATAACCACTGGTATCTCTATCTTGTAGAAAACAAGTTAGGCCAGATTTACACCGGAATTACAACTGACCCACTCAGGCGTATTGCTCAACACCGCGGTGAACTTGCAGGTGGCGCCAAGGCCTTAAAAGGTAAAGCGCCGCTGTCGTATCGGGCCATATTTGAGGTAGAAAACAAGTCTCAAGCGGCAAAACTTGAATGCGCCGTGAAACGGCTAAGTCGGCAACAAAAAAACGCCATTATAAGCAAAGGAAAACTGGGCGAACGGCATTGCATTAAAACGCAGTTCCAAAGTAAAACCGCATAA
- a CDS encoding DUF350 domain-containing protein, protein MEALVKLVPLTQDLLIYLAMDIGIALVLLMVMKWLTGAFRKYSVTEELGVKDNFAFGISIAGGMLALCIVLSSVVGRHVGQGYEQAAIGMVSFGIVGIFLVKLGRFAHDKLVLNKIDTHEMIAERSVSVALVDAASLVASAIVLHNIMLWVDGSDMNALIAIVTGFLVVLTMLLVMTRILEFRYAKDNQNDSFQGALEKGQLALAIEHSGNLLGTSMIVSAAKNIIIYNPSGYVSNVTGWLIVSVCMAVALHILVLISKKIILFGMNFRQEVDQQHNVGVAALGFTLSIGNAMIINAILGG, encoded by the coding sequence GTGGAAGCCTTAGTAAAACTAGTACCGTTAACGCAAGATTTGTTAATTTATCTCGCGATGGATATCGGTATAGCGCTTGTGCTGCTTATGGTAATGAAGTGGCTCACCGGTGCTTTTCGAAAGTACTCGGTAACAGAAGAGTTAGGCGTAAAAGACAATTTTGCGTTTGGGATCAGTATTGCCGGGGGAATGTTAGCGCTTTGCATCGTTCTCAGTTCAGTGGTAGGTCGTCACGTCGGGCAGGGCTACGAGCAGGCAGCTATTGGTATGGTGTCGTTTGGCATAGTGGGGATCTTTCTGGTAAAACTCGGCCGTTTTGCGCACGACAAACTTGTGCTCAACAAGATTGATACACATGAAATGATTGCAGAGCGCAGTGTAAGTGTTGCACTGGTTGATGCGGCAAGCCTTGTTGCAAGTGCAATTGTTTTGCACAACATCATGTTGTGGGTTGACGGAAGCGATATGAACGCCCTAATTGCCATTGTTACAGGCTTTTTGGTCGTGCTCACAATGCTATTGGTAATGACCCGCATTCTTGAATTCAGATATGCAAAAGACAATCAAAACGATTCTTTTCAAGGGGCACTGGAAAAAGGTCAGCTTGCACTTGCAATCGAGCACTCAGGTAACCTGTTGGGTACGTCAATGATCGTGTCTGCTGCAAAAAACATTATCATTTATAACCCGTCTGGTTATGTGAGTAATGTTACTGGGTGGCTGATTGTAAGCGTATGTATGGCAGTGGCATTGCATATTTTGGTGCTAATCAGTAAAAAGATTATTCTTTTTGGCATGAACTTCCGACAAGAGGTTGACCAACAACACAACGTGGGAGTGGCTGCACTGGGTTTCACATTAAGTATCGGCAATGCAATGATAATAAATGCCATACTCGGTGGCTAA
- the glnE gene encoding bifunctional [glutamate--ammonia ligase]-adenylyl-L-tyrosine phosphorylase/[glutamate--ammonia-ligase] adenylyltransferase: MPVDSENIMTNEEQAEKVWNKVRSTWVNDGEDDVFITSHQSAFLLAFRRSAFVAKIVENKPSIAKVIVTAPPIQEHLPTYQSLLENALLNVKTEDDLMRVLRQLRNQEMARIAFHDVLNNQSIKTSLLQVSTLADALITHAYHWLYSHLCERYGHPRNDSGDMHMYILGMGKLGGRELNFSSDIDLIFAYPEKGETQGGRKRIENQQFFTKLAQKLIQALNKITNDGQVYRVDMRLRPFGESGPLVLHFAALEDYYQEQGRHWERFAMIKARVINDDNSSNVQWLKGILHPFTFRRYLDFTTLDALRNMKKLIATEIRRRQLKNNIKLGAGGIREVEFFAQSFQLIHGGREPKLQSKSLLNTLDSLANLGIVELSVTDELTNDYLFLRKVEHSLQQYDDEQTQTLPEKTSQQQALVDILGLPDYATFLAELSNAMERIHGYFNELVEESHETHTEEDALFTACSDAWRLQLEHAEFAQLFTDFLSKREIEGAFSKLEDFKSKQRHYRIGQKGEDTLNKLLPEILYVLIIQHPNNTVQVLSRLLGVIEAITGRTTYLDLLLENPEVLKQLVRLCERSDWIAQEIRRFPLLLDELLTPLYLGQQNTDIATSKREYEEELRENMLRIEHDDVEMLMDAWRQFKLCQQLRIAASDISNSLPINNVSDKLTVLAEVLLEAVINAAWGQMQMRFGVPSHLEGNDKGFAVIGYGKLGGFELGYGSDLDLVFIHNAPRGISTDGKKSIEAQQFYIKLAQRVMHLLNTKTIFGQLYETDLRLRPSGNAGLLCCHIDGFEKYQREEAWTWEHQALVRARGICGDSALLDSFKRVRHDILCLPRDKSQLATEVCKMRAKMREHLLSNSTEKIDLKQCAGGITDIEFMAQYWVLAFAHDNEKMTQFPDNLRIFDIAAQENIIDKTTASKLQAAYLALREQYHHLTLADTKYADASEALEAIREKVKAHWNALFN, from the coding sequence ATGCCAGTAGACAGCGAAAATATCATGACAAACGAAGAGCAGGCCGAGAAGGTTTGGAACAAAGTGCGCTCTACGTGGGTTAACGACGGCGAAGATGATGTTTTCATAACATCACATCAAAGCGCTTTTTTACTTGCTTTTCGCCGTTCTGCTTTTGTTGCAAAAATTGTTGAGAACAAGCCTTCAATCGCGAAAGTAATCGTAACAGCGCCGCCAATACAAGAGCATTTACCTACTTATCAATCACTGCTTGAGAACGCGCTTTTAAATGTGAAGACGGAAGACGACTTGATGCGTGTGCTTCGGCAACTGCGAAATCAGGAAATGGCTCGAATTGCTTTTCACGATGTATTGAACAACCAAAGTATTAAAACGTCACTTCTACAGGTATCTACTCTCGCTGACGCACTTATTACGCACGCATATCATTGGCTTTATTCACACCTCTGTGAGCGCTACGGGCACCCGCGTAACGATAGTGGTGATATGCATATGTATATTTTAGGAATGGGAAAGCTAGGCGGACGCGAGCTTAATTTCTCATCAGATATCGACCTGATTTTCGCCTATCCTGAAAAAGGCGAAACGCAAGGAGGCCGTAAACGAATTGAAAACCAACAGTTTTTTACAAAACTTGCTCAGAAGCTGATACAAGCACTCAATAAAATCACCAATGACGGACAGGTATATCGGGTTGATATGCGGCTGCGTCCTTTTGGAGAGTCAGGCCCACTGGTTTTACATTTTGCCGCGCTAGAAGACTATTATCAGGAACAGGGACGCCATTGGGAACGTTTCGCCATGATTAAAGCGAGGGTTATCAACGACGATAATTCTTCAAATGTGCAATGGTTGAAGGGTATTCTTCATCCTTTTACATTCAGGCGTTATTTAGATTTCACTACGTTGGACGCCTTGCGCAATATGAAAAAGCTTATTGCCACGGAGATCCGTAGACGGCAACTAAAAAATAACATCAAGCTTGGTGCTGGGGGTATACGTGAGGTCGAGTTTTTTGCTCAAAGCTTTCAGCTTATACACGGAGGACGCGAACCTAAATTACAAAGCAAGTCATTGCTTAACACGCTGGACAGCCTTGCTAATCTCGGCATTGTTGAATTATCAGTAACGGACGAGCTCACCAACGACTATCTCTTCCTTCGTAAGGTTGAACATTCTCTTCAACAGTACGATGATGAGCAGACACAAACACTGCCAGAAAAAACCTCTCAGCAACAAGCGCTTGTTGATATTTTAGGGTTGCCAGACTATGCCACTTTTCTTGCCGAATTGAGTAACGCAATGGAGAGAATTCACGGTTATTTTAATGAACTTGTTGAAGAATCTCACGAAACACATACAGAAGAAGACGCACTATTCACGGCTTGTTCAGACGCATGGAGACTTCAGCTTGAGCACGCTGAATTCGCTCAACTTTTTACTGACTTTTTGTCAAAAAGAGAAATTGAGGGAGCATTTTCAAAGCTAGAAGACTTCAAAAGTAAACAGCGGCATTATCGTATCGGCCAAAAAGGTGAAGACACGTTAAACAAGCTTTTGCCAGAAATTTTGTATGTATTAATTATTCAGCACCCAAATAACACAGTACAGGTACTTTCACGGTTATTAGGGGTAATTGAAGCAATCACAGGTCGCACTACCTATTTAGATTTACTGCTCGAAAATCCTGAAGTACTTAAGCAGCTTGTTCGATTGTGCGAGCGCAGCGATTGGATAGCACAGGAAATTAGACGTTTTCCTCTGTTACTAGACGAACTTCTTACTCCACTATACCTCGGCCAGCAGAACACTGATATTGCAACGTCGAAGCGTGAGTACGAAGAAGAATTAAGGGAAAACATGCTGCGCATAGAGCACGACGACGTTGAGATGCTCATGGATGCGTGGCGTCAGTTCAAACTTTGTCAACAGCTTCGAATAGCAGCCAGCGATATCAGTAATTCTCTACCTATCAATAATGTAAGTGACAAACTAACCGTTTTAGCAGAAGTGCTCTTAGAAGCCGTCATCAACGCTGCTTGGGGACAAATGCAAATGCGCTTTGGCGTTCCCTCACATCTAGAAGGTAACGACAAGGGTTTTGCCGTAATTGGGTATGGCAAGCTTGGGGGGTTCGAACTGGGTTACGGCTCCGATCTAGACCTGGTATTTATTCACAACGCCCCTCGCGGTATTAGTACAGATGGAAAGAAGTCGATTGAAGCACAGCAGTTCTACATTAAATTAGCGCAACGCGTTATGCACCTGCTCAATACAAAAACAATTTTTGGCCAGCTGTATGAAACTGATTTGCGCCTTCGTCCATCAGGCAACGCTGGTTTACTTTGTTGCCATATTGATGGTTTTGAAAAGTATCAACGCGAAGAAGCATGGACATGGGAACATCAAGCGTTAGTCCGGGCGCGCGGTATTTGTGGCGATAGCGCTCTGCTCGATAGTTTTAAACGTGTTCGACACGATATACTTTGCCTGCCTAGGGATAAGTCACAGCTTGCTACCGAAGTGTGCAAGATGCGAGCAAAAATGCGTGAACATTTATTATCCAATTCAACAGAAAAAATTGACTTGAAACAGTGTGCTGGCGGAATTACAGATATCGAGTTTATGGCACAGTACTGGGTGCTAGCGTTTGCACACGATAATGAAAAGATGACGCAATTCCCCGACAATCTGCGCATTTTCGATATCGCCGCCCAAGAAAACATTATCGATAAGACAACGGCTTCTAAACTTCAAGCCGCCTATCTAGCCCTTAGAGAACAATATCACCACCTCACGCTTGCCGACACAAAATACGCTGACGCAAGTGAAGCGCTAGAGGCTATACGTGAAAAAGTTAAAGCGCATTGGAACGCACTTTTTAACTAA
- a CDS encoding TcpQ domain-containing protein, which translates to MGQTSYSSTSFWAKQIAIAVVIIIAAGVLIYILQIREDSPVAESQKTEKSVSRGLSEFYRDFRQSSTDPLEDEQSDFVLDVAGVDPNLDQTLSQMSSRTRPVDKNWSGEHKYRTFSEGNTLRGAISQYAQAEGMQVIWNLEQDFVIKYQFQLENTVAGSLTQIARAIDSNFERPIKTYLCAEQRSLVVTERETDFLASNCKRLGG; encoded by the coding sequence ATGGGTCAAACGAGTTATTCAAGTACTTCTTTTTGGGCAAAGCAAATTGCTATTGCGGTTGTCATCATTATTGCGGCAGGCGTATTAATCTATATACTGCAAATACGAGAAGATAGTCCAGTAGCCGAGTCTCAGAAGACTGAAAAGTCAGTATCGCGTGGATTAAGTGAGTTTTATCGTGACTTTAGACAGTCTTCTACCGATCCTCTTGAAGATGAACAAAGTGACTTTGTTCTAGACGTAGCTGGTGTCGACCCCAATCTCGACCAAACACTTTCTCAAATGTCGAGTCGAACTAGGCCGGTAGATAAAAACTGGTCGGGAGAGCATAAATACAGAACCTTTTCTGAAGGAAATACATTGCGCGGTGCAATTTCGCAATATGCACAAGCTGAAGGAATGCAGGTTATTTGGAATCTTGAACAAGACTTTGTTATCAAGTACCAATTTCAACTTGAAAATACGGTTGCCGGTTCGTTAACCCAAATTGCTCGTGCCATCGATAGTAACTTCGAAAGGCCCATAAAAACGTACCTTTGTGCCGAGCAACGCTCGCTAGTAGTGACAGAGCGAGAAACTGATTTTCTTGCCAGCAACTGCAAACGGCTCGGGGGCTAA
- the lpxL gene encoding LpxL/LpxP family Kdo(2)-lipid IV(A) lauroyl/palmitoleoyl acyltransferase produces MAAVIKAPAFKLAFLGPKYWPVWLGVFILYLITWLPLPVIRLLGAGAGKLIALIVPKRAKVAKKNLQLWNPTLSDEEVETLYRENIRRTGMALFETAMGWWWPSWRVKRAIVIEGTEHVEEALARGTGVFGMALHNMNLEFACRGIGFFHPSIAFYRKHNNPLVDYLQYHGRNRSNKYMIDKRNAKALLAALDDNELCLYLPDQDYGPKQSIFVPFGGVKDTATTTATLMFIRRSQARPMLITSQYTKSGYKIKIFPPLIGLGEMEDAAALTTLNQHIDAAVKEQPESYLWMHKRFKTRPKENPASLYN; encoded by the coding sequence TTGGCAGCGGTAATAAAAGCTCCAGCATTCAAACTTGCCTTCTTAGGCCCCAAGTATTGGCCTGTATGGCTGGGTGTCTTCATTCTTTATCTTATAACATGGTTACCACTACCCGTGATCCGCTTGCTTGGTGCGGGTGCAGGTAAGCTGATTGCGCTTATTGTTCCTAAGCGCGCAAAAGTGGCCAAAAAAAACCTGCAGCTGTGGAACCCCACACTTTCTGATGAAGAAGTAGAAACGCTTTATCGAGAAAACATTCGCCGTACGGGCATGGCTTTATTTGAAACGGCTATGGGCTGGTGGTGGCCTAGCTGGCGTGTGAAGCGCGCTATTGTGATAGAAGGTACAGAACACGTTGAAGAAGCACTAGCGCGAGGTACTGGTGTATTTGGTATGGCACTGCACAATATGAACCTTGAGTTTGCGTGCCGCGGTATCGGCTTTTTCCACCCGAGCATTGCATTTTATAGAAAGCACAACAACCCGCTTGTTGATTATCTGCAGTACCATGGTCGAAATCGTTCGAACAAGTACATGATTGATAAACGAAATGCCAAAGCGCTATTGGCCGCTTTAGATGATAACGAGCTCTGTTTATATCTCCCCGACCAAGATTATGGGCCCAAACAGAGTATTTTTGTGCCATTTGGGGGGGTTAAAGACACGGCTACCACTACGGCGACACTTATGTTTATAAGACGAAGCCAAGCTAGACCGATGCTTATTACGTCGCAGTATACAAAAAGCGGCTATAAAATTAAGATCTTCCCACCTTTAATAGGGTTAGGAGAAATGGAAGATGCAGCTGCGTTAACTACGCTAAATCAGCATATTGATGCGGCAGTAAAAGAGCAGCCTGAAAGTTATCTTTGGATGCACAAACGTTTTAAAACAAGGCCTAAAGAAAACCCAGCCTCGCTATATAATTAG
- a CDS encoding DUF3081 domain-containing protein: MKNELDSKFLLRVFDKIRQFGAKENEQYKLNGITAFTDHDGYTLYIEDANVKLQFGFHNQYHFDYDNNEQYQAFEKKLKSIDKSH; this comes from the coding sequence ATGAAAAACGAGTTAGACAGCAAGTTTCTATTACGGGTTTTCGATAAAATTAGGCAGTTTGGTGCGAAAGAAAACGAGCAGTATAAACTTAATGGTATTACTGCTTTTACGGACCATGACGGTTATACACTTTATATCGAAGATGCGAACGTAAAATTGCAGTTCGGTTTTCATAATCAATACCATTTTGATTATGACAACAACGAGCAATACCAAGCGTTTGAGAAAAAGCTTAAGTCAATCGACAAATCCCATTAA